The following proteins are co-located in the Dietzia timorensis genome:
- a CDS encoding DNA-directed RNA polymerase subunit beta, giving the protein MLEGPILAVSRQTKSVSTVPGAPRRVSFAKINEPLAVPGLLDLQTESFEWFIGSDRWAENAAARGVTNLESGLDSILTEISPIEDFSGSLSLSFSEPYFEEVKASIDTCKEKDLTYEAPLFVTAEFENTETGEIKSQTVFMGDFPMMTPKGTFIINGTERVVVSQLVRSPGVYFDRSRDKSTEKDVHSVKVIPSRGAWLEFDVDKRDTVGVRIDRKRRQSVTVFLKALGWTESEIKERFGFSEIMMSTLEKDAVEDTDGALLEIYRKLRPGEPPTKDAAVALLDNLFFKDKRYDLARVGRYKVNRKLGLPDPELDATTTLTREDIAATIEYLVRLHAGDPTMELPEGREVPVEVDDIDHFGNRRLRTVGELIQNQVRVGLSRMERVVRERMTTQDSEAITPQSLINIRPITAALKEFFGTSQLSQFMDQNNPLSGLTHKRRLSALGPGGLSRERAGLEVRDVHASHYGRMCPIETPEGPNIGLIGSLSVYARVNPFGFIETPYRRVVDGKITDDVDYLTADEEDRHIVAQANTPVDNEGNILGETVLVRKKFGDVEQVPVSDIGYMDVSPRQLASVATAMIPFLEHDDANRALMGANMQRQAVPLVRSESPLVGTGMELRAAVDAGDVIVSDFAGVVEEVSADYITVMDDEGGRQTYRLNKFARSNQGTCSNQKPIVDEGARVEAGQVLADGPATDNGEMALGKNLLVAVMPWEGHNYEDAIILSQRLVEEDVLTSIHIEEHEIDARDTKLGVEEITRDIPNVSDDVLADLDERGIIRIGAEVRDGDILVGKVTPKGETELTPEERLLRAIFGEKAKEVRDTSLKVPHGESGKVIGVRVFTRGEDDDEGLSPGVNELVRVYVAQKRKIQDGDKLAGRHGNKGVIGKILPAEDMPFMPDGSPVDIILNTHGVPRRMNIGQILETHLGWLAKTGWEVPREADGSLPEWASKLPEELMEVPADTNTATPVFDGAKDHELAGLLGSTLPNRDGERMVAADGKATLFDGRSGEPYPYPVAVGYMYILKLHHLVDDKIHARSTGPYSMITQQPLGGKAQFGGQRFGEMECWAMQAYGAAYTLQELLTIKSDDVVGRVKVYEAIVKGQNIPEPGIPESFKVLLKELQSLCLNVEVLSQDGTAVSLGEGADDDDLDRATANLGINLSRDEGASADEAIQ; this is encoded by the coding sequence GTGCTGGAAGGACCCATCTTGGCAGTCTCCCGCCAGACCAAGTCAGTCTCCACTGTTCCTGGTGCACCCAGGCGCGTATCTTTCGCGAAAATCAATGAGCCGCTCGCGGTGCCCGGCCTGCTTGATCTGCAGACCGAGTCGTTCGAATGGTTCATCGGCTCGGACCGTTGGGCCGAGAACGCCGCCGCGCGTGGCGTGACCAATCTCGAGAGTGGCCTCGACTCCATTCTCACCGAAATTTCTCCGATTGAAGATTTCTCGGGTTCGCTTTCTCTGTCGTTCTCGGAGCCGTACTTCGAAGAGGTCAAGGCGTCCATCGACACCTGCAAGGAAAAGGACCTCACCTACGAGGCCCCGCTCTTCGTGACCGCCGAGTTCGAGAACACCGAGACCGGCGAGATCAAGTCCCAGACGGTGTTCATGGGCGATTTCCCGATGATGACGCCTAAGGGCACGTTCATCATCAACGGCACCGAGCGTGTCGTCGTGTCGCAGCTCGTCCGCTCTCCGGGCGTGTACTTCGACCGGAGTCGCGACAAGTCCACGGAAAAGGATGTCCATTCGGTCAAGGTCATCCCGTCGCGCGGCGCATGGCTCGAATTCGACGTCGATAAGCGCGACACCGTCGGTGTCCGTATAGACCGTAAGCGTCGCCAGTCGGTCACCGTGTTCCTCAAGGCTCTCGGCTGGACCGAGTCCGAGATCAAGGAGCGCTTCGGCTTCTCCGAGATCATGATGTCGACCCTCGAAAAGGACGCCGTCGAAGACACCGATGGCGCGCTGCTCGAGATCTATCGGAAGCTGCGCCCGGGCGAGCCGCCGACGAAGGACGCTGCCGTCGCGCTGCTCGACAACCTGTTCTTCAAGGACAAGCGCTACGATCTCGCGCGCGTCGGCCGCTACAAGGTCAACCGCAAGCTCGGCCTGCCCGATCCGGAGCTCGACGCCACGACGACGCTGACCCGCGAGGACATCGCTGCGACGATCGAGTACCTCGTTCGCCTGCACGCCGGTGATCCGACGATGGAGCTGCCCGAGGGGCGCGAGGTTCCGGTCGAGGTCGACGATATCGACCACTTCGGCAACCGCCGCCTGCGCACCGTGGGTGAGCTCATCCAGAACCAGGTCCGCGTCGGCCTGTCCCGCATGGAGCGCGTCGTTCGCGAGCGCATGACCACGCAGGACTCCGAGGCGATCACCCCGCAGTCGCTCATCAACATCCGTCCGATCACCGCGGCGCTCAAGGAGTTCTTCGGAACCTCGCAGCTGTCGCAGTTCATGGACCAGAACAACCCGCTGTCGGGTCTGACGCACAAGCGTCGCCTGTCGGCGCTCGGCCCCGGCGGCCTCTCGCGTGAACGTGCCGGCCTGGAGGTTCGCGACGTGCACGCGTCCCACTACGGACGCATGTGCCCGATCGAGACCCCGGAGGGCCCGAACATTGGTCTGATCGGTTCGCTGTCGGTGTACGCCCGGGTAAACCCGTTCGGCTTCATCGAGACGCCGTACCGGCGAGTCGTCGACGGCAAGATCACCGATGACGTCGATTACCTCACCGCCGACGAGGAAGACCGTCACATCGTCGCGCAGGCCAACACCCCTGTCGACAACGAGGGCAATATCCTCGGCGAGACGGTTCTCGTGCGCAAGAAGTTCGGTGACGTCGAGCAGGTGCCGGTCTCGGACATCGGCTACATGGATGTGTCGCCGCGCCAGCTCGCATCGGTTGCCACCGCGATGATTCCGTTCCTCGAGCACGACGACGCCAACCGTGCACTCATGGGTGCGAACATGCAGCGTCAGGCTGTGCCGCTCGTGCGCAGCGAGTCGCCGCTCGTCGGTACCGGCATGGAGCTGCGCGCAGCCGTCGATGCCGGTGACGTGATCGTCAGCGATTTCGCCGGTGTCGTCGAAGAGGTTTCCGCCGACTACATCACTGTGATGGACGATGAGGGCGGTCGGCAGACCTACCGCCTCAACAAGTTCGCCCGCTCGAACCAGGGAACGTGCTCGAATCAGAAGCCGATCGTCGACGAGGGCGCCCGCGTCGAGGCAGGACAGGTTCTTGCCGATGGTCCCGCGACCGACAACGGCGAGATGGCGCTCGGTAAGAACCTTCTCGTCGCGGTCATGCCGTGGGAGGGCCACAACTACGAGGACGCGATCATCCTGTCGCAGCGCCTCGTGGAAGAGGACGTTCTCACCTCGATTCACATCGAGGAGCACGAGATCGACGCGCGCGACACCAAGCTCGGTGTCGAGGAGATCACCCGTGACATCCCGAACGTTTCGGACGACGTGCTCGCCGACCTCGACGAGCGCGGCATCATCCGCATCGGTGCCGAGGTTCGCGACGGCGACATCCTCGTCGGCAAGGTCACGCCCAAGGGCGAGACCGAGCTGACCCCGGAGGAGCGCCTGCTGCGCGCGATTTTCGGCGAGAAGGCCAAGGAAGTTCGCGACACCTCGCTCAAGGTCCCGCACGGCGAGTCCGGCAAGGTCATCGGCGTCCGGGTGTTCACGCGCGGCGAGGACGACGACGAGGGCCTGAGCCCCGGCGTCAACGAGCTGGTCCGCGTGTACGTTGCGCAGAAGCGCAAGATCCAGGACGGCGATAAGCTCGCCGGCCGTCACGGCAACAAGGGCGTCATCGGCAAGATTCTCCCCGCCGAGGACATGCCGTTCATGCCGGATGGTTCGCCGGTCGACATCATCCTGAACACCCACGGTGTTCCGCGACGTATGAACATCGGACAGATCCTCGAGACACACCTCGGTTGGCTCGCCAAGACCGGTTGGGAAGTGCCGCGCGAAGCGGACGGGTCCCTGCCGGAGTGGGCCAGCAAGCTGCCCGAGGAGCTCATGGAGGTTCCCGCCGACACGAATACCGCGACGCCGGTGTTCGACGGTGCCAAGGACCACGAGCTCGCCGGTCTGCTCGGTTCGACGCTGCCGAACCGCGACGGAGAGCGCATGGTCGCTGCGGACGGCAAGGCCACCTTGTTCGACGGCCGCTCCGGCGAGCCGTACCCGTACCCGGTGGCTGTCGGCTACATGTACATCCTCAAGCTGCACCACCTGGTCGACGACAAGATCCACGCGCGTTCGACCGGCCCGTACTCGATGATTACGCAGCAGCCGCTGGGCGGTAAGGCCCAGTTCGGTGGCCAGCGTTTCGGCGAGATGGAGTGCTGGGCGATGCAGGCGTACGGCGCCGCATACACCCTGCAGGAGCTGCTCACCATCAAGTCCGACGACGTGGTCGGACGTGTGAAGGTGTACGAGGCGATCGTCAAGGGGCAGAACATCCCCGAGCCGGGTATCCCGGAATCGTTCAAGGTTCTGCTCAAGGAGCTCCAGTCGCTGTGCCTCAACGTGGAGGTGCTGTCGCAGGACGGTACCGCCGTATCGCTCGGTGAAGGCGCAGACGACGACGATCTGGATCGCGCCACCGCGAACCTGGGCATCAACCTCTCGCGCGATGAGGGTGCCTCGGCGGATGAGGCTATCCAGTAG
- a CDS encoding MCE family protein, giving the protein MKKSIRYQLIAFCVIAAVGVAYVGINYVRIPTLFGFGQYSVNLELPDSGGIFTNAAVSYRGVEVGRVGDLSLTNDGVNVELEIDKDAPQIPANARAVVANRSAIGEQYVDLRPVSDSEPYLEAGSTLSGTREDLPVRVEELIENVDDLARSIPLDPLRITVEELGDAVRDRGPELRNLADSLVELSETGIETLPQLKRLIQDGAVVLDTQAVQQAEIVSFSGDLRTVTEALRDSDSDLRRLIDTSGEFSTEASQLVRQSGPPLTVATERLSTTMKAVDPRSAGVRTLLQLLPVLSSGSQSVAPGDGTIHFGLVLENNNPPPCTIGYERTHEMLDEMKAADPSFDYQEQDFPVNWDAGCKVPEGSMTSVRGQESAELADPEVVQPWDNKPKVAPDRLDLSAVGQQLAEFTGAVPKGSG; this is encoded by the coding sequence ATGAAAAAATCAATCCGTTACCAGCTGATCGCGTTCTGTGTCATCGCCGCAGTCGGCGTTGCCTATGTCGGCATCAACTACGTGCGCATTCCGACGCTATTTGGCTTCGGGCAGTACAGCGTCAACCTCGAGCTGCCGGATTCCGGCGGTATCTTCACCAATGCTGCGGTGTCCTACCGCGGCGTCGAGGTGGGGCGTGTCGGCGATCTGAGCCTGACCAACGACGGTGTGAATGTCGAGCTCGAGATCGACAAGGATGCGCCGCAGATCCCCGCGAATGCTCGCGCAGTGGTGGCCAATCGCTCCGCGATCGGTGAGCAGTACGTTGACCTACGGCCCGTCAGCGATTCCGAGCCGTATCTCGAAGCCGGCAGCACCCTGAGCGGCACGCGCGAGGATCTTCCGGTTCGTGTCGAGGAGCTCATCGAAAACGTCGACGATCTCGCTCGTTCGATTCCGCTGGACCCGCTCCGTATCACTGTGGAAGAACTCGGCGATGCCGTCCGCGATCGCGGTCCGGAATTGCGAAACCTCGCCGACTCGCTCGTCGAGTTGTCCGAAACCGGAATCGAGACGCTTCCACAGCTCAAACGGCTTATCCAGGATGGTGCCGTGGTGCTCGACACGCAGGCGGTGCAACAGGCGGAGATTGTCTCGTTCTCCGGCGACCTCCGCACGGTGACCGAGGCGCTCCGAGACTCGGACAGCGATCTGCGCCGCCTCATCGATACCTCCGGCGAGTTCAGCACCGAGGCAAGCCAGCTCGTGCGACAGTCCGGCCCTCCGCTCACTGTTGCCACCGAACGGCTGTCTACGACGATGAAGGCCGTGGATCCGAGGTCGGCGGGTGTTCGCACGCTCCTGCAGCTGTTGCCCGTACTGTCCTCCGGTTCGCAGTCAGTGGCGCCGGGCGATGGCACGATCCACTTCGGGCTCGTGCTGGAGAACAACAATCCGCCGCCGTGCACCATCGGCTACGAACGCACCCATGAAATGCTCGACGAGATGAAGGCTGCGGACCCGAGCTTCGACTACCAAGAGCAGGATTTCCCTGTGAACTGGGACGCTGGCTGTAAGGTGCCCGAGGGTTCGATGACCTCGGTTCGTGGTCAAGAGAGCGCCGAGCTGGCCGATCCGGAGGTCGTCCAGCCTTGGGACAACAAACCGAAGGTGGCGCCGGACCGTCTCGATCTGTCGGCAGTTGGTCAACAACTCGCCGAGTTCACCGGGGCCGTGCCGAAGGGGAGCGGTTAG
- a CDS encoding MCE family protein, with protein sequence MNRRIKVTSSAIALGAVVALTAGCGTSLEDVPLPGGANTGSDPINVSIQFEDVLDLVRQGTVKVNGLPAGRIDNISLAEDGWTAQIEIELRNDVALPANAVASVQQTNLLGEKFVELSAPEGGTPHGKLGDGDVIPLERTRTATNIEQVLGALSLVLNGGGLSQIQSIVTELNSMTNGRENQLKDTLNTTADLINSLNRQRDSIVNAIDGVNELSANTREQTPQIEAILDELPEGVRVLDEQRPQFVEMLRRIDALGQSGTDLLVRSREDLIADLRALRPVLQELSKVTPELVDVAAIVPTYPFPDSSADTTIGSSSNVFLNVDTQVANVLSNLGVGKGDPQSIAPTTTSGPYSEDPRNPWAGENGPDRRTTIVLPLPLFPEPQRMMSRAVEGPETPGLSDFSPTMEHLLEEADEAQG encoded by the coding sequence ATGAATCGCCGGATCAAGGTCACATCGTCCGCTATCGCCCTCGGCGCGGTCGTCGCGTTGACCGCCGGCTGTGGCACGAGCCTCGAAGACGTGCCGTTGCCCGGTGGGGCGAATACCGGTAGCGACCCGATCAATGTGTCCATCCAGTTCGAGGACGTTCTCGACCTTGTCCGGCAGGGCACGGTAAAGGTCAACGGGCTCCCCGCAGGGCGTATCGATAATATTTCGCTCGCTGAGGACGGGTGGACCGCTCAGATCGAGATCGAATTGCGCAACGACGTCGCCCTCCCGGCCAACGCCGTCGCCTCCGTTCAGCAGACCAACCTCCTGGGTGAGAAATTCGTTGAACTCTCGGCGCCGGAAGGTGGGACTCCGCACGGCAAGCTCGGCGATGGAGACGTCATCCCGCTGGAACGGACGAGGACGGCGACTAATATCGAGCAGGTTCTCGGTGCGTTGAGCCTGGTGCTCAACGGTGGTGGCCTCAGCCAGATCCAGTCGATCGTTACGGAACTGAATTCCATGACGAACGGTCGCGAGAATCAGCTGAAAGACACTCTCAACACCACCGCCGACCTCATCAACTCCCTCAATCGTCAGCGGGACTCGATCGTCAATGCGATCGATGGGGTCAATGAGCTCTCGGCAAATACCCGGGAACAGACGCCGCAGATCGAGGCGATCCTGGACGAGCTCCCGGAAGGTGTGCGGGTGCTTGACGAGCAGCGTCCGCAATTCGTCGAGATGCTCCGGCGCATCGATGCTCTCGGACAGTCCGGTACGGATCTGCTGGTGCGCTCTCGCGAGGATCTCATCGCAGATCTGCGCGCCTTGCGCCCGGTGCTTCAGGAGCTGTCCAAGGTGACTCCGGAACTCGTCGATGTCGCCGCCATCGTGCCGACGTATCCGTTCCCTGACTCATCTGCGGATACGACGATCGGTTCGTCGTCGAACGTGTTCCTCAACGTCGACACCCAGGTTGCGAACGTGCTTTCCAACCTCGGTGTCGGCAAGGGCGACCCGCAGTCGATTGCACCGACGACGACGTCGGGGCCGTACTCGGAAGACCCGCGTAACCCGTGGGCGGGGGAGAACGGTCCGGACCGGAGGACGACCATCGTACTTCCGCTCCCGCTATTCCCAGAGCCGCAGAGAATGATGTCGCGCGCGGTCGAAGGGCCGGAGACTCCGGGCTTGAGTGACTTCTCGCCCACGATGGAGCATCTCCTCGAAGAGGCAGACGAGGCGCAGGGATGA
- a CDS encoding MCE family protein, whose product MKLAQKKFPIWLVALVLIVVIVVAALVWGSWSRVGRTHFTAYFDTSVGVSEGTDIRVLGVKVGSVEEVTPRGDQVEVKAFVNRGVDLPSDAKAAQVTPSVIPDRYIQMLPAYSNGPKMEDGAVLERERTTTPVEVDELYKSLQDLSTALGPDGVNKDGTVNRFLDTSARTLGENGRALGDSIDQLSQASTTLADSREDLAGTVTNLQTFVSMLAENDQQVRTFNDQMAQFNQTVANQRENLQSALGELSWALADVARLVRDNQDVIQRNAEKLATVGGITADHTEDLKEILVQAPLALTNLIEAYNPESGTLDMRLVLHDSQSPAGVLCKLMQINRLQPGNPVLEDLTDEAGIKECEAQVEERNAFLKENVELPTGIMTAELAQTLQVPGYVPGTEGFNRAPTSEGSPR is encoded by the coding sequence ATGAAACTCGCACAGAAGAAGTTCCCGATCTGGCTCGTTGCTCTCGTGCTCATCGTCGTGATCGTTGTCGCGGCATTGGTATGGGGAAGCTGGTCGCGGGTCGGACGTACCCACTTCACGGCGTACTTCGATACCTCGGTGGGTGTCTCCGAGGGCACCGATATCCGGGTGCTGGGAGTCAAGGTCGGCAGCGTCGAGGAAGTGACTCCGCGCGGCGACCAGGTCGAGGTGAAGGCGTTCGTCAACCGCGGTGTCGACCTTCCCTCCGATGCCAAGGCTGCTCAGGTGACGCCATCGGTCATCCCGGACCGATACATCCAAATGCTTCCGGCATACTCCAACGGGCCCAAGATGGAAGACGGTGCGGTCCTCGAGCGCGAGCGCACGACGACGCCCGTGGAAGTCGATGAGCTCTATAAATCCTTGCAGGATCTGTCGACCGCGCTGGGCCCTGATGGCGTGAACAAGGACGGCACTGTCAACAGGTTCCTCGACACCTCTGCACGAACTCTCGGCGAGAACGGCCGTGCACTCGGCGATTCCATCGATCAGCTCTCGCAGGCGTCCACGACGTTGGCCGACTCCCGCGAGGACCTTGCCGGCACCGTGACCAATCTGCAAACGTTCGTGTCGATGCTGGCCGAAAATGATCAGCAGGTGCGAACGTTCAATGACCAGATGGCGCAGTTCAACCAGACCGTCGCCAATCAACGGGAAAACCTGCAGTCCGCGCTCGGTGAACTCTCCTGGGCCCTCGCCGACGTAGCGCGCCTGGTCCGGGACAACCAGGATGTCATCCAACGCAATGCCGAGAAACTCGCCACGGTCGGCGGTATCACAGCAGACCACACGGAGGACCTCAAGGAAATCCTGGTGCAGGCACCGCTGGCATTGACCAACCTGATCGAGGCATACAACCCGGAATCGGGCACGTTAGATATGCGACTCGTACTTCACGATTCGCAGAGCCCCGCCGGTGTCTTGTGCAAGCTGATGCAGATCAATCGGCTGCAGCCGGGAAATCCCGTATTGGAAGACCTCACCGATGAGGCCGGCATCAAGGAATGTGAGGCCCAGGTGGAGGAGCGCAACGCCTTTCTGAAGGAGAACGTGGAGCTTCCCACCGGCATCATGACCGCCGAGCTGGCGCAAACGCTCCAGGTGCCGGGATACGTTCCGGGTACCGAGGGATTCAATCGTGCGCCGACGTCCGAAGGGAGCCCGCGATGA
- a CDS encoding MCE family protein, with translation MAAETKKRKGKKAGEYRIPNPLLGLIGIVTILALTLLSANFSSLPYVGAGPKYHAYFSEAAGMQSGDEVRIAGVKVGQVTDVDLEGDKVKIDFRSKGAWLGDETRASIQIKSVLGQKFLALEPAGREELDTDTPIALDRTTSPYDVVTAFSQAAEVVEGIDEERLGESLDVLTESMDVAPGEFRSAVDGVSRLSRTISSRDRELRDLLAATRQSATIVAERNEEFRKLIAGVGDLLTELNSRSESIKLVLASGTSLARELRQLVADNEAQFGPTLDQLDQALGVLTEHEDDLRQSLTNLAPFYGIYADILGNGRWFETTVTNLLPPGLPLIPGNRETLQQGGQ, from the coding sequence ATGGCTGCCGAGACGAAAAAGCGTAAAGGTAAAAAGGCAGGAGAGTACCGGATCCCCAATCCGTTGCTGGGCCTGATCGGCATCGTCACGATTCTCGCTTTGACGCTGCTCAGCGCCAATTTCAGTTCGCTGCCGTATGTCGGTGCCGGGCCGAAGTACCACGCATACTTCTCCGAGGCTGCCGGGATGCAGTCCGGCGACGAGGTGCGCATCGCGGGAGTCAAGGTCGGGCAGGTCACCGACGTCGACCTAGAAGGTGACAAGGTCAAGATCGACTTCCGTTCCAAGGGTGCGTGGCTGGGCGACGAGACGCGTGCCTCGATCCAGATCAAATCCGTGCTGGGGCAGAAGTTCCTTGCGCTGGAGCCCGCAGGCAGGGAGGAGCTGGACACCGATACTCCGATCGCGTTGGATCGCACGACCTCGCCTTACGACGTCGTGACCGCGTTCAGCCAGGCCGCCGAGGTGGTCGAGGGGATCGACGAGGAACGTCTCGGCGAATCGCTCGATGTACTCACTGAATCGATGGACGTGGCGCCGGGCGAATTTCGTTCCGCAGTCGACGGAGTATCCCGCTTATCCCGCACGATCTCCAGCAGGGATCGGGAACTACGCGATCTTCTCGCGGCCACACGCCAGTCGGCGACGATCGTCGCCGAACGCAATGAGGAATTCCGCAAGCTTATCGCCGGTGTCGGCGATCTGCTCACAGAGCTCAACTCGCGTTCCGAGTCGATCAAGCTCGTTCTCGCGTCGGGAACTTCGCTCGCCCGGGAGCTGCGGCAGTTGGTTGCGGACAATGAGGCTCAGTTCGGTCCGACCCTGGACCAGTTGGACCAGGCGCTCGGTGTGCTCACCGAGCACGAGGACGACCTGCGTCAGTCGCTGACGAACCTCGCTCCGTTCTACGGTATTTACGCGGACATCCTCGGCAACGGCCGCTGGTTCGAGACAACTGTGACGAACCTGCTCCCGCCGGGACTACCGCTCATCCCCGGCAATCGCGAAACGCTGCAGCAGGGGGGCCAGTAA
- a CDS encoding MCE family protein has product MSKNPSNRSLAAPMIKLIIFIIVTSMAIVILANTMRGSGSTDGEEYHAIFSDATQSEAGDEVRIAGVAVGRVTNVELYDNDKARVSFVLSGRDSLPENTQADMRFRNLIGQRYISLSRGEGAVGADMEPGDTIPLEQTTPAVNLTALFDGFRPLFTTLNPEDVNKLADSLIKVLQGESGTVQQLVRDIGSLTNTLADRDQVIGEVIDNLTAVLDTINNREDQFDQLVVNTSSLIEGLSADSEAIGSSLDSLADLTSVTDNVLENTRPAVTDSITALNTVATDLNANSDSLESVIETMPLKTEKLVRTGSFGSWFQFYLCGIDVTVGSGSAPNMSDPLLPLVGHLDTIRQPIYTNSAPRCSAEGVAAANAQSNGGGN; this is encoded by the coding sequence ATGAGCAAGAATCCCTCCAACCGGAGCCTCGCCGCTCCGATGATCAAGCTGATCATCTTCATCATCGTCACCTCGATGGCCATCGTCATCCTCGCCAACACCATGCGAGGAAGCGGGTCCACCGATGGCGAAGAGTACCACGCCATCTTCTCCGACGCGACGCAGAGCGAGGCCGGCGACGAAGTGCGCATCGCCGGCGTCGCCGTCGGCCGTGTCACCAACGTCGAGCTCTACGACAACGACAAGGCTCGGGTGTCGTTCGTCCTCAGCGGACGCGATAGCCTGCCGGAAAATACCCAAGCCGACATGCGGTTCCGCAACCTCATCGGCCAGCGCTATATCTCGCTGTCCAGGGGAGAAGGTGCAGTCGGAGCAGACATGGAGCCGGGTGACACCATTCCGCTGGAGCAAACGACCCCCGCCGTCAACCTCACGGCTTTGTTCGATGGTTTCCGTCCGCTGTTCACCACCCTCAATCCGGAGGACGTGAACAAGCTCGCCGACTCGCTGATCAAGGTGCTTCAGGGCGAAAGCGGAACGGTCCAGCAGCTGGTTCGCGATATCGGTTCGCTGACGAATACGCTCGCCGATCGCGACCAGGTCATCGGAGAGGTCATCGACAATCTCACGGCAGTGCTCGACACGATCAATAATCGCGAAGATCAGTTCGACCAGCTGGTCGTCAACACCTCATCGCTGATCGAGGGGTTGTCTGCCGATTCCGAGGCGATCGGTTCCTCGCTCGACTCTCTCGCGGATCTGACGTCGGTCACCGACAACGTGCTGGAGAACACCAGGCCTGCGGTCACCGATTCGATCACGGCGTTGAACACCGTTGCGACGGACCTTAATGCCAACAGCGACAGTCTGGAGTCGGTGATCGAGACCATGCCGCTGAAGACGGAGAAGCTCGTGCGAACCGGCTCGTTCGGTTCGTGGTTCCAGTTCTACCTTTGTGGCATCGACGTCACAGTGGGCTCCGGTTCCGCGCCGAATATGTCCGATCCACTCCTTCCTCTGGTCGGGCACCTCGACACCATACGCCAACCGATCTACACGAACTCCGCGCCGCGCTGTAGCGCAGAAGGGGTGGCTGCGGCCAATGCACAATCGAACGGAGGTGGGAACTGA
- a CDS encoding MCE family protein, protein MTRMSATARRLLAVLFVIIVAAFIGGSIAMYNKAFTSVSEIDLYTDDVGYALPKHADVKVRGVNIGRVTEVEPDGDRVRVQLAIDPDYTEKLPADVTARLIPKTLFGERFVDIYIPDGGGSGKLADVDSIAQDERGNAVELDRVLDGLLPVLEAVPPHELAATLGALSQALQGNGDRLGVSFEQLGKVFGGINEDLPALESGLQDLATFSQTYTEAVPDLIGALDALRTTSHTVVEKQDALRGSIQSVTTASNDLAGFIDVNKQSVIDVLADSRQTLDYLAQYSPVLECSVLNFQKSRVNSDDILGVGDEHPGIRVTVEVVNPRGRYLPNQDEPRAFDTRGARCYGTPGPGENFPAAPGGALADGAYQPPTRNPGPAVIPDAPDPRSSDAPITQPRQRGSVPDAPGRYVPEQPNRPLPPGVDDRPMGYENSPIEVATVQTIYGAAKGEAPESTPGWVAGLGAPALRGAEVTIR, encoded by the coding sequence ATGACCCGCATGTCAGCGACCGCTCGTCGCCTCCTTGCCGTCCTGTTCGTCATCATCGTGGCGGCGTTCATCGGCGGCTCCATCGCCATGTACAACAAGGCGTTCACCAGCGTCAGCGAAATAGACCTCTACACCGACGACGTCGGATACGCGCTGCCCAAACATGCCGACGTCAAGGTGCGCGGAGTCAATATCGGCCGCGTCACCGAGGTCGAACCCGACGGCGATCGCGTCCGAGTGCAGCTCGCCATCGACCCCGATTACACCGAGAAGCTCCCCGCCGATGTCACGGCGCGGCTCATCCCGAAGACCCTGTTCGGCGAGCGCTTCGTGGACATCTATATTCCTGACGGCGGAGGTTCTGGAAAACTCGCGGACGTCGACTCCATCGCCCAGGACGAACGCGGCAACGCCGTGGAGCTCGACCGAGTTCTCGACGGGCTGCTCCCGGTGCTCGAGGCCGTTCCGCCCCACGAGCTCGCCGCAACCCTCGGCGCGCTGAGCCAGGCGCTGCAGGGCAACGGCGATCGGCTCGGTGTCTCCTTCGAGCAGCTGGGTAAGGTATTCGGCGGTATCAACGAAGATCTCCCCGCGCTCGAATCCGGTCTCCAGGATCTCGCGACCTTCTCGCAGACCTACACCGAGGCCGTGCCCGATCTCATTGGCGCGCTCGACGCCCTGCGCACCACATCGCATACCGTCGTGGAAAAGCAGGACGCGCTGCGCGGCTCCATCCAGTCGGTGACGACGGCATCGAACGACCTTGCCGGGTTCATCGACGTGAACAAGCAGAGCGTCATCGACGTGCTCGCGGACTCGCGACAGACGCTCGATTACCTTGCGCAGTACTCCCCGGTGCTTGAATGTTCGGTGCTCAACTTCCAAAAGAGCCGTGTGAATTCCGACGACATCCTTGGTGTCGGCGATGAGCACCCGGGCATTCGCGTCACCGTGGAGGTCGTCAACCCGCGTGGCCGATACCTTCCGAACCAGGATGAGCCGCGCGCCTTCGATACCCGCGGTGCGCGCTGCTACGGAACCCCGGGACCCGGGGAGAATTTCCCGGCAGCACCCGGCGGCGCGCTTGCCGATGGCGCCTACCAGCCCCCGACGCGTAACCCGGGCCCTGCAGTCATTCCCGACGCACCGGACCCACGAAGTTCCGATGCGCCGATCACGCAGCCGCGCCAGCGCGGCAGCGTTCCCGACGCGCCGGGACGCTACGTTCCGGAACAACCGAATCGCCCGCTGCCCCCGGGCGTCGACGATCGACCGATGGGATACGAGAATTCGCCGATCGAGGTGGCCACAGTGCAGACGATTTACGGCGCAGCGAAGGGCGAAGCGCCCGAATCGACACCCGGCTGGGTCGCAGGCCTCGGCGCTCCGGCCCTCCGCGGGGCGGAGGTGACCATCCGATGA